One stretch of Siphonobacter curvatus DNA includes these proteins:
- a CDS encoding RagB/SusD family nutrient uptake outer membrane protein: MKKTRFTYILLAAITLTVSSCGDKLNIAPTQSIDQDVALTTSKDVEAALIGAYDALGEYYVWGGQIQMSSDLLAATNELQWLGTFVDPGQFYDKKILTNNLYGSNIWLNSYETINICNNVLANIDKVDAAKKNRIQGEALFIRGSVYFELVRLFAKTWGDGDNTVNPGVPLVLTPTTEINNGSYVSRNSVAQVYAKVLEDLLAAESLLPDAASTSTSGKMTGQATKWAAAGILSRVYLMQQNYAAARDAANRVIQSNKYALNQNYAASFNLVNMNSPENIFSTQVTSQDGDNSLRTFYSIESRGDIYVTTNHINEYEQGDERADLFYQDGDDFFTEKFSTIYSNVPVIRLAEMYLTRAEANFRLNTSVGATPLADINLIRNRVNLPSLTSTSLTLSAILKERKLELMFEGHLLHDLKRTRRSVGAISFNANNLVYPIPQRETDVNSQLVQNPGYN, from the coding sequence ATGAAAAAAACACGTTTCACCTATATACTTCTCGCGGCGATTACTCTAACGGTGTCCTCGTGCGGAGATAAATTGAATATTGCTCCTACTCAATCAATTGACCAAGACGTTGCTCTGACGACCTCAAAGGACGTTGAAGCCGCTTTGATTGGTGCTTATGATGCTCTAGGCGAGTACTACGTATGGGGAGGACAGATTCAAATGTCATCTGACCTGCTTGCTGCTACGAACGAGCTACAGTGGCTTGGTACATTTGTAGACCCTGGTCAGTTTTATGATAAGAAAATTCTTACCAATAATTTGTATGGGTCTAACATCTGGCTAAATTCATACGAAACTATTAACATCTGTAACAACGTCTTAGCGAACATTGATAAGGTTGACGCAGCAAAAAAGAACCGGATTCAGGGGGAAGCTTTGTTTATCCGGGGCAGTGTCTACTTTGAATTGGTTCGTTTGTTTGCTAAAACCTGGGGCGATGGCGATAACACCGTTAATCCAGGTGTGCCACTGGTGCTCACCCCTACCACTGAGATCAACAACGGTTCCTACGTAAGCCGGAATAGTGTAGCACAAGTGTATGCAAAGGTTCTTGAAGATTTACTAGCTGCCGAATCGCTGTTACCAGATGCAGCTTCGACCAGCACTTCAGGTAAAATGACTGGTCAAGCAACGAAATGGGCCGCCGCTGGTATCCTGTCTCGCGTGTATTTGATGCAGCAGAATTATGCGGCTGCACGCGACGCGGCTAACCGCGTTATTCAGAGTAACAAATATGCTCTGAACCAAAATTATGCGGCTTCATTTAACCTGGTAAACATGAACTCTCCCGAGAACATTTTTTCCACACAGGTGACTTCTCAGGATGGCGACAATTCTCTTCGTACTTTCTACTCGATTGAATCCAGAGGGGATATCTACGTAACAACCAATCATATTAATGAATACGAACAAGGAGATGAACGTGCGGATTTATTTTATCAGGATGGAGACGACTTCTTTACGGAGAAGTTCAGTACTATCTACTCGAACGTTCCCGTTATTCGTTTAGCTGAAATGTATTTGACGCGGGCTGAAGCTAATTTCCGCCTCAATACAAGCGTTGGAGCAACGCCTTTAGCGGATATTAATTTGATCCGTAATCGGGTAAACTTGCCAAGCCTTACTTCAACTAGTCTTACGCTTAGTGCAATCTTAAAAGAGCGTAAATTAGAATTGATGTTTGAAGGCCATCTCTTACACGATCTGAAGCGTACTCGTCGTTCAGTTGGGGCAATCTCCTTTAATGCTAACAATCTGGTATACCCGATCCCGCAACGCGAAACGGATGTAAACAGCCAGCTGGTACAAAATCCTGGGTACAATTAG
- a CDS encoding type IX secretion system plug protein, with the protein MKRKSFMKVLTSFVLAIGLIFLVNQLIAQALENSRREGPLRYEDFIYDASVKTPLLFATGAVVSNDVLQPPVLDLNQGGTMRLEFDWLGKDQPQFRAKILHCNANWQPSALNDVEFLPDFNEFPIYDVKVAQGTKVGYAHFWLDLPRVKVSGNYVLVVYKGRRESDVVFTRRFMAFDQKVTVGGRVSFAQDIPRRNTHQQVDFALKYGNYPILNPKQDVYIVIRQNYRWDRTVVGLKPYMVQEFDRTLEYRFFNNENLFPGSNEFRVFDIRSRQVKGINVARLDFNPNFNAAFLFPDDGQAGKSYLQQNDLDGLFAISTRDDFGDPDYFPVTFTLRSSEREDGKVPYVVGGFNFFELSKDNQMHYEPSAQAYQATILLKQGVYNYMYAVPEGNKANEVPIEGMHSMTQNTYEIFVYHRSPGSRADQLIGYQVIHN; encoded by the coding sequence ATGAAGCGAAAATCCTTTATGAAAGTGCTAACCTCATTTGTACTGGCAATCGGCCTTATTTTTCTGGTAAACCAATTGATTGCTCAGGCCCTGGAAAATAGTCGGCGGGAAGGACCGCTCCGCTACGAAGATTTTATCTACGATGCCTCCGTCAAAACGCCCTTGCTCTTTGCTACGGGTGCCGTAGTTAGCAACGACGTGCTGCAACCACCCGTACTGGACCTGAATCAGGGAGGAACCATGCGGCTAGAATTTGACTGGCTGGGCAAGGACCAACCGCAGTTTCGGGCCAAGATTTTGCATTGCAATGCCAACTGGCAGCCTTCGGCCCTGAACGACGTCGAGTTTTTACCCGACTTTAATGAATTTCCTATCTACGACGTCAAAGTAGCTCAGGGTACTAAAGTGGGTTACGCTCATTTCTGGCTGGATTTGCCCCGGGTGAAAGTGAGTGGAAATTACGTATTGGTAGTCTACAAGGGCCGCCGGGAAAGTGATGTTGTATTTACGCGGCGATTCATGGCTTTCGACCAAAAGGTAACCGTTGGGGGACGTGTCAGCTTTGCACAGGATATTCCGCGTCGCAATACGCATCAGCAGGTTGATTTTGCCCTGAAGTACGGAAATTATCCCATTCTGAATCCCAAGCAGGACGTGTATATCGTGATTCGTCAGAATTACCGCTGGGATCGTACCGTGGTGGGATTGAAGCCGTATATGGTTCAGGAGTTTGACCGCACGCTGGAGTACCGTTTCTTCAATAATGAAAACCTGTTTCCGGGAAGCAATGAGTTTCGGGTGTTTGACATTCGGAGTCGGCAGGTGAAGGGCATTAACGTAGCCCGACTGGATTTCAATCCCAATTTCAATGCGGCGTTTCTCTTCCCGGACGATGGACAGGCCGGAAAGTCGTATTTGCAGCAAAATGATCTCGACGGACTATTCGCCATCTCCACACGGGATGACTTTGGCGATCCAGACTATTTCCCCGTTACGTTTACCCTGCGTTCATCCGAACGGGAAGATGGAAAAGTGCCGTACGTAGTGGGAGGGTTTAATTTTTTCGAACTCTCGAAAGACAATCAGATGCACTATGAACCTTCGGCACAGGCGTATCAAGCTACGATTTTGTTGAAACAAGGCGTTTACAATTACATGTACGCCGTGCCTGAGGGAAATAAAGCAAATGAAGTACCCATTGAAGGGATGCATTCCATGACGCAGAATACCTACGAAATCTTCGTTTACCACCGCTCGCCCGGCAGTCGGGCCGATCAGCTGATTGGCTATCAGGTGATTCATAATTAA
- a CDS encoding ABC-F family ATP-binding cassette domain-containing protein, with protein MLSINNLSFYFGSRALYDEASLHIKPKDRIGLIGANGTGKSTLLRLVVGEYTPDGGTISKSGDCSIGFLNQDLLSYESSESILNVAMQAFEREMVLQKKIDEVLHEMETNYRDELVDKLAKYQEEFEALDGYTIQAKAEEILEGLGFKTEELQVPLQRFSGGWRMRVMLAKLLLQKPSLLLLDEPTNHLDLPSIEWVENYVRNYEGAVMIVSHDRYFLDNCVNIIVEVSGGKLNYYPGNYSFYIEEKTLRNEIQRGAYENQQAKIRQTERFIERFKAKASKARQVQSRVKSLEKLDFVDEVIDDTARVNFKFTLATQPGKNIFQLEDVSKAYGEKRILTHTDAYLGRGDKVALIGANGKGKSTLLRIIAGTESIEGKRQIGHNVAFAFYAQHQLEALNIENTLIDELREMGTDKTEAQLRGILGCFLFSSDDVFKKIKVLSGGEKSRVALAKMLLSEANFLLLDEPTNHLDMISVNILIQALQQYEGTYVIVSHDRYFVSEVANKIWYIEDEQIKEYPGTYDEYVLWQQEREAIRKESGAARTEKPVEVKVAKPQPTVSDTERKQSQQKLKKLQQQVEELEGQVSKLEKQKADTEAQLADPEIYQNTVKFNEVQKAYDRVKQQLSQANDAWESAMMEVESLEKLA; from the coding sequence ATGCTTTCCATCAATAACTTAAGTTTCTACTTCGGCAGTCGGGCGTTATACGACGAAGCCTCTCTTCATATTAAACCCAAAGATCGCATCGGATTGATCGGGGCCAATGGTACGGGTAAATCTACGCTCTTGCGGCTCGTTGTAGGTGAGTATACGCCCGACGGGGGTACGATTTCCAAATCCGGTGATTGTTCCATTGGCTTTCTCAACCAGGATTTGTTGAGTTACGAATCGAGTGAGTCGATTCTGAACGTAGCTATGCAAGCCTTCGAGCGGGAAATGGTGCTCCAGAAAAAGATCGACGAAGTGCTCCACGAAATGGAGACGAATTATCGGGATGAGCTCGTCGATAAGCTGGCTAAGTATCAGGAAGAGTTCGAAGCTCTGGATGGGTATACGATTCAGGCCAAAGCTGAAGAAATTCTCGAAGGTCTGGGCTTTAAAACCGAAGAGTTACAGGTACCGCTCCAACGCTTCTCCGGGGGCTGGCGGATGCGGGTAATGCTGGCAAAACTGCTTTTGCAAAAACCCAGCTTACTGCTGTTAGATGAGCCTACCAACCACTTGGACTTACCCAGTATCGAGTGGGTGGAAAATTACGTCCGTAACTACGAAGGAGCGGTCATGATTGTTTCGCACGACCGCTATTTCCTCGACAACTGTGTCAATATTATTGTAGAAGTATCGGGAGGGAAGCTCAATTATTACCCCGGTAACTATTCATTCTATATCGAAGAAAAAACACTGCGAAACGAAATCCAGCGGGGAGCGTACGAAAACCAGCAGGCCAAAATTCGCCAGACTGAACGCTTCATCGAACGCTTTAAAGCCAAAGCCAGCAAGGCTCGTCAGGTACAAAGCCGCGTGAAATCGTTGGAAAAACTGGATTTCGTGGATGAGGTCATCGACGATACCGCTCGAGTGAACTTCAAATTTACGCTGGCTACTCAGCCCGGTAAAAATATCTTCCAGCTCGAAGATGTTTCAAAGGCGTACGGCGAAAAACGTATTCTTACTCATACGGACGCGTACCTGGGTCGGGGTGATAAAGTCGCTCTGATCGGGGCGAACGGTAAAGGAAAATCGACGCTGCTGCGGATCATCGCCGGTACGGAATCCATTGAAGGAAAACGGCAGATCGGTCATAACGTGGCTTTCGCTTTCTACGCTCAGCACCAGCTGGAAGCGTTGAACATCGAGAATACACTCATCGACGAATTACGGGAAATGGGTACGGACAAAACGGAAGCTCAGTTACGGGGTATTCTGGGCTGTTTTCTATTCTCCAGCGACGACGTATTCAAGAAAATTAAAGTACTGTCAGGGGGTGAAAAATCGCGGGTAGCTTTAGCGAAAATGCTACTTTCGGAAGCTAACTTCCTGCTTCTGGATGAGCCGACCAACCACTTGGACATGATCTCAGTGAATATTCTGATCCAAGCCCTGCAACAATACGAAGGAACCTACGTGATTGTCTCGCACGACCGGTATTTCGTGTCGGAAGTTGCCAATAAAATCTGGTACATCGAAGACGAGCAGATCAAGGAATACCCCGGTACCTACGATGAGTACGTGCTCTGGCAACAGGAACGCGAGGCCATCCGCAAAGAGTCAGGTGCCGCCCGTACCGAAAAACCAGTCGAAGTAAAGGTGGCGAAACCACAACCTACGGTATCGGATACGGAGCGGAAACAATCCCAGCAAAAACTCAAAAAGTTACAGCAGCAAGTGGAAGAGCTGGAAGGTCAGGTTAGTAAGCTCGAAAAACAAAAAGCAGATACCGAAGCTCAACTGGCTGATCCGGAGATTTATCAAAATACGGTCAAGTTCAATGAGGTTCAGAAAGCATACGACCGGGTGAAACAGCAGCTATCCCAAGCTAACGACGCCTGGGAGTCGGCGATGATGGAAGTAGAATCCCTGGAAAAGCTGGCATAA
- a CDS encoding SusC/RagA family TonB-linked outer membrane protein, which produces MRRLLHLCFLVGALLSGYSTIAQDRVVTGKVTSSEDGTPLVGVSVQAKGTSRGVNTDATGTYRLSVPDNSTLVFSFIGMITQEIAVGNQTQIDVQLGSNSRELTEVVVTGFGSQIKRDVTGNIAKVDSKKLENIPNPSFEAALQGNAAGVQITQGNGKLGQGISVRVRGTSSISASSQPLYVVDGVPINTQNLSNNTAPTNPIADLNPQDIESLEILKDASAGAIYGARAANGVVLITTKRGKAGKTNVNVGFQYGSSKPTRLRDYMTAEQWLSYFRVAAANTNSTNSLNTIINRSAAGTTPGEATYDWQRAAFQDAPFSQTDLNISGGNEKTKFYISGQYLDQKGILIKNSLERFSGRLNLDHKANNWLSIGMNMSLARTLQNRVSNDNAFSTPMQAVAIPPITPLIDPRTGLISGTPPGTSANFPIYYNPFISAEYSDYKTLVFRNISNVYGQVDFTKWLSFRSELGVDLLNQNENTYYGTQTVRNVSGAANGLGESRYSQVMNYNTNNYFSFNKAIGDLHSITATLGMSYQETRIDGNFVEGQQFPSNAYRQIASAADITGGSSTRTRFSFLSYFLRANYKFADKYLVGLSGRVDGSSRFGNDSKYGFFPAISGGWILSEEKFLQESKALSFLKLRASYGLTGNAEIGNFPALGLWSSSGYAGVAGQSPSQLRNQDLKWETTTQTDIGLDYGILNNRINGEIDYYIKNTNDLLLSVNVPGTAGFPDQVRNVGKMQNKGFEFTLNSQNLVGAFKWTTSLNISNNKNRVVEIDKSPSGEPVPITGGFDQVNRAYPGQPLGAFYMIEYAGVDKANGDALYYRNDTEGDRTTTNDPNEAQRVFVGSPLPTWFGGITNTFSYAGFDLSILFNGQFGNKVYMAGGKFERASGDYFDNHLASELDYWTPENPNASTPQPRLFGANGTAVSSRYLSDASYVRLRNVSVGYTIPKTVLNRLKVDRLRVYFLAQNLLTFTKYTGWDPEVSTDAVSGNIAAGQDFYSAPQAKTLTVGLQIGF; this is translated from the coding sequence ATGAGAAGACTGTTACATCTATGTTTCCTGGTCGGAGCACTGTTGAGCGGCTATAGTACAATTGCCCAAGACAGAGTCGTGACGGGAAAAGTCACCTCTTCAGAAGACGGAACCCCTTTAGTTGGCGTAAGCGTTCAAGCCAAAGGAACTAGCCGCGGCGTTAATACCGATGCTACCGGTACGTACCGGCTTTCCGTACCGGATAATTCTACCTTGGTTTTCAGTTTCATCGGCATGATTACCCAGGAAATTGCCGTGGGTAACCAGACCCAGATTGATGTACAACTAGGCTCAAACAGCCGCGAACTCACCGAAGTCGTAGTAACAGGTTTCGGTTCGCAAATCAAGCGGGACGTAACGGGAAATATTGCCAAGGTTGACTCTAAGAAACTTGAAAATATTCCTAACCCGTCTTTTGAAGCGGCTCTGCAGGGAAACGCAGCCGGGGTGCAGATCACCCAAGGAAATGGTAAGTTAGGGCAGGGTATTTCGGTACGCGTTCGGGGTACTTCATCGATTTCTGCTTCAAGCCAGCCCTTGTACGTAGTAGATGGCGTTCCCATTAATACGCAGAACCTTTCCAATAATACGGCCCCTACCAACCCGATTGCCGATTTGAACCCGCAGGATATTGAATCCTTAGAAATCCTCAAGGATGCTTCAGCTGGTGCCATTTACGGAGCTCGTGCTGCGAATGGCGTGGTACTGATCACTACCAAACGCGGTAAAGCCGGTAAAACGAACGTCAACGTAGGTTTCCAGTACGGCTCCAGTAAGCCCACCCGCCTCCGTGACTATATGACCGCGGAGCAATGGTTGTCTTATTTTAGAGTAGCTGCAGCGAATACCAACTCAACTAATTCGCTCAATACCATTATTAATCGTTCAGCCGCCGGTACAACTCCCGGCGAAGCTACGTATGATTGGCAAAGAGCCGCTTTTCAGGATGCTCCCTTCAGTCAGACGGATTTGAACATTTCCGGGGGTAATGAAAAGACGAAATTTTACATCTCGGGTCAATACCTGGATCAGAAAGGGATTCTGATCAAAAACTCGCTGGAACGTTTTAGCGGCCGGCTTAATCTGGATCATAAGGCCAACAACTGGCTTTCGATCGGCATGAATATGAGTTTGGCTCGGACCTTACAGAATCGCGTTTCCAATGACAATGCCTTCTCGACGCCCATGCAGGCCGTAGCTATTCCGCCCATCACTCCGTTGATTGATCCCCGGACTGGCTTGATTTCAGGTACACCTCCAGGAACTTCGGCGAACTTCCCTATCTACTACAACCCGTTCATATCCGCTGAATATTCGGATTACAAGACCTTAGTTTTCCGTAATATCAGCAACGTATATGGCCAGGTAGACTTTACCAAATGGCTTAGTTTCCGCTCTGAACTAGGGGTTGATCTGTTGAATCAGAACGAAAACACCTATTACGGTACGCAAACAGTTCGTAACGTATCAGGGGCTGCCAATGGCTTGGGAGAAAGTCGTTACTCACAGGTCATGAACTATAACACCAATAACTACTTCAGTTTCAATAAAGCAATTGGCGACCTTCATTCCATTACGGCTACGCTTGGTATGTCTTATCAGGAAACCCGAATTGATGGAAACTTTGTGGAAGGACAGCAATTTCCTTCCAACGCATACCGGCAAATTGCTTCCGCTGCGGATATCACAGGAGGTTCCTCCACGCGTACCCGGTTTTCGTTCCTTTCTTATTTCCTACGGGCTAACTACAAGTTTGCTGACAAATACTTAGTAGGCTTAAGCGGTCGGGTAGACGGATCAAGCCGATTTGGTAACGATTCTAAATATGGATTCTTCCCTGCTATTTCCGGTGGATGGATTCTTAGCGAAGAAAAGTTCCTACAGGAGTCTAAAGCCCTGAGCTTCTTAAAATTAAGAGCTAGTTATGGATTAACGGGTAATGCTGAAATTGGCAACTTCCCTGCCTTAGGCCTCTGGTCTTCTTCGGGTTATGCTGGCGTAGCTGGTCAGTCGCCCAGTCAATTGCGAAACCAGGATTTGAAATGGGAAACTACTACCCAAACAGATATTGGCCTGGATTACGGAATCTTAAATAACCGAATCAATGGGGAGATCGATTATTACATTAAAAACACGAATGACTTATTACTGTCGGTAAACGTTCCAGGCACGGCTGGATTTCCGGACCAGGTACGAAATGTGGGTAAAATGCAAAACAAAGGCTTCGAATTTACTTTGAATAGCCAAAACCTGGTCGGAGCCTTCAAGTGGACGACCAGCCTGAATATTTCGAACAACAAAAACCGGGTAGTAGAAATCGATAAGAGTCCTTCCGGAGAACCTGTCCCCATCACGGGTGGTTTTGATCAGGTTAACCGAGCGTATCCGGGTCAGCCATTAGGAGCTTTTTATATGATTGAATACGCGGGTGTAGATAAAGCGAATGGAGATGCCCTCTACTACCGAAATGATACAGAAGGTGATCGTACCACAACCAATGATCCGAACGAAGCACAACGGGTATTTGTTGGAAGCCCTCTTCCTACCTGGTTTGGAGGGATTACGAACACCTTCTCGTACGCGGGTTTCGACCTGAGCATCCTGTTCAACGGGCAGTTTGGTAATAAGGTGTATATGGCAGGCGGTAAGTTTGAAAGAGCTTCTGGTGATTATTTCGATAATCATTTAGCTTCTGAATTAGATTACTGGACCCCAGAAAACCCCAATGCTTCTACGCCTCAACCCCGGTTGTTTGGAGCGAATGGTACCGCTGTATCCAGTCGCTATTTATCGGATGCATCTTACGTGCGTTTACGTAATGTCTCTGTAGGATACACGATTCCCAAAACTGTGCTGAACCGTTTAAAGGTGGATCGGCTCCGCGTGTACTTCCTGGCCCAAAACCTACTGACCTTTACCAAGTACACGGGTTGGGATCCTGAAGTTAGCACCGATGCTGTTTCAGGAAATATTGCAGCAGGACAAGATTTCTATTCGGCACCCCAAGCAAAGACGCTTACGGTTGGTCTACAAATTGGATTCTAA
- a CDS encoding DUF5723 family protein, with product MMKNFLSILALSVSLGVQAQNFNGIAHSNAAGTNKVYTNPALIAGSPYKLHVNLFSGGANISNNYADWVGPYKLNRLVFGGIPNAYRNSDGSPALEPEYFRENLNGKPKDGTGWAEVRGPGVLIGLGRNQSIAITSRARASIQAFGVSENFLSLVRQGFDFATLWNITNVDNKFSLNGNIYGELAFTYAATLIEDGPHQLKGGVTVKKLVGFYSAHIRNRELTYRVIEDPERPGKGLFVMDRMDADFGYTTQESIKDGVGLRKFLGSKMPGSGWGFDVGMVYEFNPDYDEEPYRLRLSAALMDVGSIRYEDRSKIKGYTILRTNRTIQEEDFANIKGSDELVRLIESKMELQPNEAKTSFTSGLPMSLNTNADLRLNSSLYVTVSYLKDLRNVNVLSARQPTVFSVVPRIETESGLEVAVPLTWIFQTFSPGLSVRLGPVFAGTDNLIGLVSNSRRLAPKGMDVYAGLSIPLFKRNDR from the coding sequence ATGATGAAAAACTTTCTGTCGATCCTGGCCCTGAGCGTTTCATTGGGAGTCCAGGCCCAGAATTTCAATGGAATTGCCCATAGTAATGCCGCCGGTACGAACAAGGTGTACACGAATCCGGCCTTGATTGCGGGTTCACCTTACAAATTACACGTTAATCTTTTCTCGGGAGGAGCCAATATTTCCAATAACTATGCGGACTGGGTTGGCCCCTACAAATTAAACCGTCTCGTATTTGGCGGTATTCCTAACGCGTATCGGAATTCAGACGGAAGCCCTGCCCTCGAACCGGAGTACTTTCGGGAGAATCTGAACGGTAAACCCAAGGATGGTACGGGCTGGGCCGAAGTACGCGGTCCGGGCGTATTGATTGGGCTGGGCCGCAACCAGAGTATTGCGATCACGAGCCGGGCCCGGGCGTCCATTCAGGCTTTTGGTGTTTCGGAAAACTTTCTTTCGCTCGTTCGGCAGGGTTTCGATTTCGCTACCCTATGGAATATTACGAACGTAGATAATAAGTTTTCATTGAATGGGAATATCTACGGAGAATTGGCTTTCACCTACGCTGCTACCCTCATTGAAGACGGCCCTCATCAGTTGAAAGGAGGGGTTACCGTGAAAAAGCTGGTGGGTTTCTACTCGGCTCACATCCGAAATCGGGAATTGACGTACCGCGTTATTGAAGATCCTGAGCGGCCCGGTAAAGGACTTTTCGTGATGGATCGGATGGACGCGGATTTCGGCTATACTACTCAAGAGTCCATCAAAGACGGGGTAGGACTACGCAAGTTTTTAGGTAGTAAAATGCCGGGTTCCGGCTGGGGATTTGATGTAGGGATGGTCTATGAATTTAATCCGGATTATGACGAAGAACCCTACCGTCTGCGACTGTCCGCCGCTCTGATGGATGTAGGGTCAATCCGCTACGAAGATCGGTCCAAGATCAAAGGATACACCATTTTACGCACGAACCGAACGATTCAGGAAGAGGATTTTGCGAATATTAAAGGGAGTGATGAACTGGTACGCCTCATCGAAAGTAAAATGGAGCTGCAACCGAATGAGGCCAAAACTAGTTTTACTTCAGGATTACCGATGTCGCTGAATACGAATGCTGATTTACGGTTGAATTCATCCCTGTACGTAACGGTTTCGTACCTCAAGGATTTGCGAAATGTGAACGTATTATCGGCTCGTCAACCCACAGTTTTTTCAGTAGTGCCGCGTATTGAAACCGAGTCAGGGTTAGAGGTGGCCGTACCCCTCACCTGGATTTTTCAGACATTTTCACCGGGCTTGTCCGTACGATTGGGACCGGTTTTTGCGGGTACGGACAACCTGATTGGTTTAGTAAGTAATAGTCGGCGATTGGCTCCTAAAGGTATGGATGTATACGCTGGCTTAAGTATACCTTTGTTTAAGCGAAACGATCGTTAA
- a CDS encoding patatin-like phospholipase family protein: protein MKIGIVFSGGAVRGFAHLGILKALQEMGISPDYISGVSAGAIVGAFAASKMEAEAAYDLIERSNYKSYLKLAFSRMGFLKLDRVEDLMQKHLPHTFEELALPLSVNATDLTTGNEVFFNSGPLLKPILASCCLPGIFEPVWINQQQLIDGGVLNQMPYEPLEAHCDILIGCHCNPIGDLESPITSMKAVAMRSLYLAMAKASHFKSKRFDVFIEPPLLQNFNVFDTKKSRDVFRVGYEYTHQMAPELEKLREQLSF from the coding sequence ATGAAGATTGGAATAGTATTCTCCGGAGGAGCCGTACGCGGATTTGCTCATTTAGGGATTTTGAAAGCTCTTCAGGAAATGGGCATTTCACCGGATTATATCTCGGGGGTTAGTGCAGGAGCTATCGTGGGAGCATTTGCGGCCAGCAAAATGGAAGCCGAAGCTGCCTACGATTTAATTGAACGTAGTAATTATAAAAGCTACCTGAAATTGGCGTTTAGCCGGATGGGTTTTCTGAAGCTCGATCGGGTAGAAGACCTGATGCAAAAGCATCTACCCCATACGTTCGAAGAATTGGCTCTGCCGCTTAGCGTCAACGCCACGGATCTAACGACGGGTAATGAAGTATTTTTTAATTCTGGTCCTTTGCTCAAACCCATTCTGGCTTCCTGCTGTTTGCCGGGTATTTTTGAACCCGTATGGATTAACCAGCAGCAACTGATTGACGGCGGAGTACTGAATCAAATGCCTTACGAGCCGCTCGAAGCTCACTGCGACATACTAATTGGTTGCCACTGTAATCCGATTGGTGATCTGGAAAGTCCGATTACCTCTATGAAAGCCGTGGCCATGCGAAGTTTGTATCTGGCGATGGCGAAAGCTAGCCATTTCAAGTCCAAGCGTTTTGACGTATTCATCGAGCCGCCGCTCTTACAGAATTTCAACGTTTTTGATACCAAGAAATCCAGAGATGTTTTTCGCGTAGGCTACGAATACACGCATCAGATGGCTCCGGAACTGGAAAAACTGAGAGAACAATTGAGTTTTTAA
- a CDS encoding outer membrane lipoprotein-sorting protein: MTKLRIWAAAAALVLTLNAQAQSVDEIVDKHIAARGGADKLKGIKTLIIENSMSMQGMDIPMKQMIATGRGMRMEISVMGNEMITAVDGDKGWTIRPAMMGGTGEPEDLPAEQIKSSASQLDPGGPLFNYKEKGTKVELVGKEKMDKKDAYHLKITTKDGTAVDYFLDANTYLLAKQIAQLSMQGQEVKQEMNFSDYKEISGVKFPHTMETASPMGGDMTIITNKITVNGPIDEKLFAKPTK, encoded by the coding sequence ATGACTAAATTACGTATCTGGGCTGCTGCGGCGGCTTTGGTGTTAACATTGAACGCACAGGCTCAATCCGTTGATGAAATTGTAGATAAACACATCGCTGCTCGTGGGGGTGCTGACAAGCTTAAAGGCATCAAAACCTTGATCATCGAAAACTCGATGAGTATGCAAGGTATGGACATCCCGATGAAGCAGATGATTGCTACGGGTCGTGGCATGCGGATGGAAATCTCAGTGATGGGCAATGAAATGATTACAGCGGTAGACGGCGATAAAGGCTGGACCATCCGTCCTGCGATGATGGGTGGTACGGGTGAACCAGAAGACCTGCCTGCCGAACAAATCAAGAGTTCAGCCAGTCAGCTTGATCCCGGCGGACCGCTTTTTAACTACAAGGAAAAAGGCACGAAGGTAGAATTGGTAGGCAAGGAAAAAATGGATAAAAAAGACGCCTATCATCTGAAAATCACGACGAAAGATGGTACGGCTGTCGATTATTTTCTGGATGCGAATACGTACCTGCTGGCAAAGCAAATTGCACAGTTGAGTATGCAAGGTCAGGAAGTAAAGCAGGAAATGAATTTCTCTGATTACAAAGAAATTTCCGGCGTTAAATTTCCGCACACGATGGAAACGGCATCACCCATGGGCGGTGATATGACGATCATTACCAATAAGATTACGGTAAATGGTCCGATTGATGAAAAACTGTTCGCGAAGCCGACCAAGTAA